Proteins encoded together in one Pseudomonas arsenicoxydans window:
- a CDS encoding AraC family transcriptional regulator — MVRHTTPIDWFHRAPDVGGVQRFEAFFAGHGYDLHRHDTYAIGRTLAGVQSFQYRGAWRHSLPGGTLVLHPDEAHDGEAGTEAGFKYQMMYIEPALIQQILGGKPLPFIKTGLSTDPRLFAATDVLLRSLDCPLDPLEEQDALFDLAQALNSVSGATSSQRQSFDYVAAERARAFIHSALDRTVTLEELAQHSGRDRWSLSRDFRLLFGTSPYRYLTMRRLDMVRSLLIQGQSLVSAALIAGFTDQSHMTRQFSKTYGLSPARWMKMHRR; from the coding sequence ATGGTCCGGCACACCACGCCCATCGATTGGTTTCACCGCGCGCCCGACGTTGGCGGGGTTCAACGTTTCGAGGCGTTTTTTGCGGGCCACGGTTACGACCTTCACCGCCACGACACCTATGCGATCGGCCGCACCCTGGCCGGCGTGCAGAGCTTCCAGTACCGCGGCGCCTGGCGCCACAGCCTGCCGGGCGGGACCTTGGTACTGCACCCGGACGAAGCCCACGATGGCGAAGCGGGCACCGAGGCCGGGTTCAAATACCAGATGATGTACATCGAACCGGCGCTGATTCAGCAGATCCTCGGCGGCAAGCCGCTGCCCTTCATCAAGACCGGATTATCGACTGACCCGCGCTTGTTCGCCGCCACTGACGTATTGCTGCGCAGCCTCGATTGCCCTCTCGATCCCTTGGAGGAACAGGACGCGTTGTTCGATCTGGCGCAGGCCTTGAACAGCGTTTCGGGAGCGACCTCCTCCCAGCGTCAGAGCTTCGACTACGTGGCGGCGGAACGCGCGCGGGCGTTCATCCACAGCGCCCTGGATCGCACCGTAACCCTGGAGGAACTGGCACAACACAGCGGTCGCGACCGCTGGAGCCTGTCGCGCGATTTTCGCCTGTTGTTCGGCACCAGCCCTTATCGTTATCTGACCATGCGTCGCCTGGACATGGTCCGCTCGCTGCTTATCCAGGGCCAGTCACTGGTCAGCGCCGCGCTGATCGCCGGCTTCACCGATCAGAGCCACATGACCCGGCAATTCAGCAAGACCTACGGCTTGTCGCCCGCCCGCTGGATGAAAATGCATCGCCGCTGA
- a CDS encoding MFS transporter gives MNAHSDRRNALSLDGLNFFLADVRDGLGPYLAIYLLAVHHWEPASIGLVMTLAGIAALLTQTPAGALIDRTHRKRGVIIVAALLVTASCLLLPFITSFTLVAMTQALSAVAASVFAPAIAAISLGITGPRAFTRRTGRNETFNHAGNAVAALLAGGFAYLFGPVAVFYLMALMALASVIAISFISPHAIDHDVARGFDPEGPSHDINPSGLSVLLHNRPLLVFAICCGLFHLANAAMLPLVSQKLSLVNLQMATPLTSACIVAAQLVMVPVALLVGWKADVWGRKPLLLAGFLILPLRAVLYLLSDDPYWLVAVQLLDGVGAGVFGALFPVVVKDLTQGTGRFNVSLGALSTVFGLGAALSNGLAGIVVQQAGYDAAFLTLAGIAAAAFALLLLAMPETLNRLRAAPRHTMDEAEALT, from the coding sequence TTGAACGCTCACTCCGACCGTCGCAACGCCCTCTCACTGGACGGGCTCAACTTTTTTCTCGCCGACGTGCGTGATGGATTAGGGCCGTATCTGGCGATTTATTTGCTGGCGGTACATCACTGGGAGCCGGCCAGTATCGGCCTGGTGATGACGCTGGCGGGAATCGCGGCACTGCTGACGCAAACGCCGGCCGGCGCACTGATCGATAGAACGCACCGCAAACGCGGCGTGATCATTGTCGCGGCGCTGCTGGTCACCGCGAGTTGCCTGCTGCTGCCGTTCATTACTTCATTCACGCTGGTGGCCATGACCCAGGCGCTCAGTGCGGTAGCGGCGTCGGTATTTGCCCCAGCGATTGCGGCGATCTCCCTGGGGATCACCGGGCCTCGGGCCTTTACCCGTCGAACCGGGCGCAATGAAACCTTCAATCACGCGGGCAATGCCGTTGCGGCGTTGCTGGCCGGTGGTTTTGCTTACCTCTTTGGCCCGGTGGCGGTGTTTTACCTGATGGCGCTGATGGCGTTGGCCAGCGTAATTGCCATCAGTTTTATTTCGCCGCACGCCATTGATCACGACGTGGCACGAGGCTTTGATCCCGAAGGCCCCTCCCATGACATAAACCCTTCAGGCTTGAGTGTCTTGCTGCACAACCGACCGCTGCTGGTGTTCGCCATCTGTTGTGGCCTGTTCCATCTGGCGAATGCGGCGATGTTGCCGCTGGTCAGTCAGAAGCTGTCACTGGTGAATTTGCAGATGGCCACGCCGTTGACGTCGGCCTGCATTGTCGCGGCGCAACTGGTGATGGTGCCGGTGGCGTTACTGGTGGGGTGGAAAGCGGATGTGTGGGGGCGAAAACCGTTACTGCTGGCCGGTTTCCTGATCCTGCCACTGCGCGCGGTGCTGTATCTCCTGTCGGATGACCCGTACTGGCTGGTGGCGGTGCAGTTGCTGGATGGCGTCGGCGCGGGTGTGTTCGGGGCGTTGTTTCCGGTGGTGGTCAAAGACTTGACCCAAGGCACCGGGCGTTTCAATGTCAGCCTCGGTGCCCTGTCGACCGTGTTTGGCCTGGGAGCGGCCTTGAGCAACGGCCTCGCCGGAATAGTGGTTCAACAGGCGGGGTATGACGCAGCGTTCCTAACCCTGGCCGGGATCGCGGCGGCAGCATTTGCGTTGCTGCTGCTGGCCATGCCCGAAACCCTCAACCGGTTGCGTGCTGCCCCTCGCCATACGATGGATGAGGCTGAGGCGTTGACCTGA
- the ddlA gene encoding D-alanine--D-alanine ligase: MSKLRVGVIFGGRSAEHEVSLQSAKNIVDALDRSRFEPVLIGIDKQGHWHLNDPSNFLLNQENPALIALNQSNRELAVVPGKASQQLVETSGQELLGHVDVIFPIVHGTLGEDGCLQGLLRMADLPFVGSDVLGSAVCMDKDISKRLLRDAGLAVTPFVTLTRTSAARTSFTEVQGKLGLPMFVKPANQGSSVGVSKVNDEAEYTAAVELALGFDEKVLIESAVSGREIECAVLGNEDAIASGCGEIVVRSGFYSYDSKYIDAQAAQVVVPADISNEASERIRALAVEAFHVLGCSGLARVDVFLTDSGEVLINEINSLPGFTRISMYPKLWQAAGMTYSELVSRLIDLALEKHNARQALKITR; this comes from the coding sequence ATGAGCAAGCTGCGGGTAGGGGTTATTTTTGGTGGTCGTTCGGCTGAGCATGAAGTGTCTCTTCAATCGGCTAAAAACATTGTCGATGCGCTCGATCGTTCGCGCTTCGAACCGGTGCTGATCGGTATCGACAAACAAGGCCACTGGCACCTCAACGACCCTTCGAACTTCCTGCTCAACCAGGAAAATCCGGCCCTGATCGCCCTCAACCAGTCCAACCGCGAACTCGCTGTGGTGCCGGGCAAGGCCAGTCAACAGTTGGTGGAAACGTCCGGTCAGGAGTTGCTGGGCCACGTCGATGTGATCTTCCCGATCGTGCACGGCACGCTGGGGGAAGACGGTTGTCTGCAAGGCTTGCTGCGCATGGCCGACCTGCCGTTTGTCGGCTCCGATGTGCTGGGCTCCGCGGTCTGCATGGACAAGGACATCAGCAAGCGCCTGCTGCGAGATGCCGGCTTGGCGGTTACGCCGTTCGTGACCTTGACCCGCACCAGCGCGGCGCGCACCAGCTTCACTGAGGTCCAGGGCAAGCTCGGCCTGCCGATGTTCGTCAAACCGGCGAATCAGGGTTCTTCCGTGGGTGTCAGCAAGGTCAACGACGAAGCTGAGTACACGGCGGCAGTGGAACTGGCCTTGGGTTTCGATGAAAAAGTGTTGATCGAGTCCGCCGTCAGTGGCCGCGAGATTGAATGCGCCGTGCTCGGCAACGAGGACGCCATCGCCAGTGGTTGCGGCGAGATCGTGGTGCGCAGTGGCTTCTATTCCTACGACAGCAAGTACATCGACGCTCAAGCGGCACAAGTAGTGGTGCCGGCGGATATCAGCAACGAGGCGAGTGAGCGCATCCGTGCCTTGGCCGTGGAAGCGTTTCACGTGCTGGGCTGTTCTGGGCTGGCGCGGGTCGACGTATTCCTGACCGACAGCGGCGAAGTGTTGATCAACGAGATCAACTCATTACCCGGCTTCACCCGCATCAGCATGTACCCCAAGCTGTGGCAGGCCGCCGGCATGACGTACAGCGAACTGGTGAGCCGCTTGATCGATCTGGCGCTGGAGAAGCACAATGCGCGGCAGGCGTTGAAGATCACTCGCTAA
- a CDS encoding helix-turn-helix domain-containing protein, whose product MNIHPIHTDEDYRAALRDVSALFDNEPEPGTPEGDYFDVMITLIEAYEAKQFPVDLPNPIDAIKFRMEQSGLSAADLAPAIGRTNRVYEVLNGKRALTLPMIWKLHELFGIPAESLIKPVKQA is encoded by the coding sequence ATGAACATTCATCCGATTCACACCGACGAGGACTACCGAGCAGCCCTCAGGGATGTATCTGCACTGTTCGACAATGAGCCAGAACCTGGCACCCCTGAAGGGGATTATTTCGACGTTATGATCACGCTTATCGAAGCTTATGAAGCGAAGCAATTTCCGGTTGATCTGCCCAACCCAATCGATGCAATCAAATTTCGCATGGAGCAATCCGGCTTGTCCGCCGCAGACCTTGCGCCCGCCATTGGCCGAACAAACCGGGTTTACGAAGTACTCAATGGCAAGCGTGCATTGACGCTCCCGATGATATGGAAACTACATGAACTATTCGGGATACCAGCAGAGAGCTTGATCAAACCGGTCAAGCAAGCTTGA
- a CDS encoding type II toxin-antitoxin system HigB family toxin produces the protein MRIIAISQLKSFWERYPDSEQPFLAWVDETKNAEWKTPANIKAHFATASILKSRRVVFNIKGNDFRLVVAVAYRFGAVYIKFVGTHKQYDAIDADTVEME, from the coding sequence ATGAGAATTATCGCCATTAGTCAGCTGAAAAGTTTTTGGGAGCGATACCCAGATTCTGAGCAACCCTTCCTGGCGTGGGTCGACGAAACAAAAAATGCCGAGTGGAAAACGCCTGCAAATATAAAAGCTCACTTTGCTACCGCCAGCATTCTCAAGAGCCGCAGAGTCGTGTTCAACATCAAAGGTAATGACTTTCGGTTGGTAGTCGCTGTGGCTTATCGCTTCGGCGCCGTATACATAAAATTTGTCGGTACTCACAAGCAGTACGACGCAATCGACGCCGATACCGTCGAGATGGAGTAA
- the ggt gene encoding gamma-glutamyltransferase — translation MFSAFHLSRYRLSALSLIATALTLAACNVASTSSSTSTLPLAPEVASGYRTDLQTRHASKHMAAAANPLAAEAGRAMLRQGGSAIDAAIAMQAVLTLVEPQSSGIGGGALIVLWDGKNVRTYDGRETAPSGATEKLFLQADGTPMPFPQAQIGGRSVGTPGVLRALELAHQKHGRLPWAKLFEPAIQLAEQGFAISPRLHQLIASDSSIRRSPDMMAYFMNADGSPKAVGTPLKNPALAAVLKRIAEEGPDAFYKGSVAQEMVAKVQGHANPGSLSLNDLQGYKAKERAPLCTDYKRWQVCGMPPPSSGGIAVAQILGTLQALETRDQKFALAPLKPLKSNRPAGIEPAPEAVHLISEAERLAYADRALYVADSDFVPVPVKGLVDPTYLASRAALIGDRSMGTAKPGTPPGIQVAYAPDRSPLRISTSQVVAVDDEGGAVSMTTTVESAFGSHLMVQGFMLNNQMTDFSFIPEENGQKVANRVEPGKRPRSSMAPTLIFDRQSGEFLATLGSPGGSQIIEYVAKSAIGLLDWNLDPQAAINLPNFGSRNGPTELEEGQFSGGLIQALKDKGHSVSEIDMTSGTQAIVRVKDAQGKASLAGGADPRREGEALGD, via the coding sequence GTGTTCTCAGCCTTTCACTTGAGCCGCTATCGGCTGTCAGCCCTTTCGCTGATTGCCACCGCACTGACGCTTGCCGCGTGCAACGTTGCCTCCACCTCAAGCTCCACCTCCACCTTGCCGCTCGCGCCGGAAGTCGCCTCCGGTTATCGCACCGACCTGCAGACCCGCCACGCCTCGAAACACATGGCGGCCGCGGCCAATCCGCTGGCGGCCGAAGCCGGGCGAGCGATGCTGCGTCAGGGTGGCTCGGCGATCGATGCCGCGATTGCGATGCAAGCGGTGTTGACGCTGGTGGAACCCCAATCCTCGGGCATCGGTGGCGGTGCACTGATTGTGTTGTGGGATGGAAAAAATGTGCGCACCTACGACGGTCGCGAAACGGCACCGTCCGGCGCCACCGAGAAACTGTTCCTGCAAGCGGACGGCACGCCGATGCCATTCCCCCAAGCGCAGATCGGTGGCCGTTCGGTGGGGACACCCGGTGTGTTGCGAGCGCTTGAGTTGGCCCATCAGAAACACGGACGCCTGCCCTGGGCAAAACTGTTCGAGCCGGCCATCCAACTGGCGGAGCAAGGCTTCGCCATCTCGCCGCGCCTGCATCAGCTGATAGCCTCAGACTCGTCGATACGACGTTCACCAGACATGATGGCGTACTTCATGAATGCCGACGGCAGCCCGAAAGCCGTCGGCACGCCACTGAAAAACCCGGCATTGGCCGCAGTGTTGAAACGCATCGCCGAAGAGGGGCCGGATGCGTTCTATAAAGGATCGGTCGCCCAAGAGATGGTCGCCAAGGTTCAAGGCCATGCCAACCCCGGCAGCCTGTCGCTGAACGATCTCCAAGGCTACAAGGCCAAGGAGCGCGCGCCGCTGTGTACCGATTACAAACGCTGGCAGGTTTGCGGCATGCCTCCACCGTCGTCGGGCGGCATTGCCGTGGCGCAGATCCTCGGCACGCTCCAGGCGCTGGAAACCCGCGACCAAAAATTCGCCCTCGCGCCGCTCAAACCGCTCAAGAGCAACCGGCCTGCGGGCATCGAACCTGCCCCCGAAGCCGTGCACCTGATCTCCGAAGCCGAACGTCTGGCCTACGCCGACCGCGCGCTCTATGTGGCCGACAGCGACTTTGTACCGGTTCCCGTCAAAGGCCTGGTCGACCCGACCTACCTGGCCAGCCGCGCGGCCCTGATCGGCGATCGCAGCATGGGCACGGCCAAACCCGGCACGCCACCGGGCATTCAGGTCGCCTACGCGCCGGACCGCTCGCCACTGCGCATCTCCACCTCGCAAGTGGTGGCCGTCGATGACGAAGGCGGTGCGGTGTCCATGACCACCACCGTGGAGTCCGCGTTCGGTTCGCACCTGATGGTTCAGGGCTTCATGCTCAACAACCAGATGACCGACTTCTCGTTCATCCCCGAAGAGAACGGCCAGAAAGTCGCCAACCGCGTCGAGCCTGGCAAACGCCCGCGCTCATCGATGGCACCCACGCTGATCTTCGACCGCCAGAGCGGCGAATTCCTCGCCACACTCGGCTCCCCTGGCGGCTCGCAGATCATCGAATACGTGGCCAAATCGGCCATTGGCCTGCTCGACTGGAACCTCGACCCGCAAGCGGCGATCAACCTGCCCAACTTCGGCAGCCGCAACGGCCCGACGGAGCTGGAAGAGGGGCAATTCAGCGGCGGCTTGATTCAGGCCCTGAAGGACAAAGGGCACAGCGTGAGCGAGATCGACATGACCAGCGGCACCCAGGCGATTGTTCGGGTCAAGGATGCGCAGGGGAAGGCTTCGCTGGCGGGCGGGGCCGATCCTCGGCGTGAGGGGGAGGCGTTGGGGGATTGA
- a CDS encoding DUF2817 domain-containing protein encodes MQTEFPTQPSYRTQREQFLAAATEAGATLTEYPHPLKGPFGEPLSTDVAVLGDPGAKRLLIALSGTHGVEGFYGSGCQIKWMQELGKRSLPADVAVVMIHLINPWGTAWLRRVNEDNIDLNRNHLNFTRPLPDNRAYAALHEIYAVTELRGPERERADALLDEQIRQHGWPAVMSIVEGGQHSHPDGLFYGGLAPSWSNRTLHQIMQKHIAHAEVAMCFDLHTGAGEYGHPMLLTITEAAYPALPDAQAIYGPWLYTLLTGADTVSETGVAATATGYTSQALIDALPRVRLMPFVIECGTYPGAQVHRHLRDDHWLHLHGNPGDAVGREIKLNLLEQFYPADNDWQAMVWLRTWQIWERALSALPKIAS; translated from the coding sequence ATGCAGACTGAGTTTCCCACCCAACCAAGTTACCGCACCCAACGCGAGCAATTCCTCGCGGCAGCCACCGAGGCCGGGGCGACATTGACCGAATATCCGCATCCGCTGAAAGGGCCCTTTGGCGAGCCGCTGAGCACCGACGTCGCGGTATTGGGCGATCCCGGTGCCAAGCGACTGCTGATCGCCCTGAGCGGCACCCATGGCGTCGAAGGCTTCTATGGCTCGGGATGTCAGATCAAGTGGATGCAGGAGCTGGGCAAGCGTTCACTGCCCGCCGATGTCGCGGTGGTGATGATTCATCTGATCAACCCCTGGGGCACCGCTTGGCTGCGTCGGGTTAACGAAGACAACATCGACCTCAACCGCAATCACCTGAACTTTACCCGACCATTGCCGGACAATCGGGCTTACGCCGCACTGCATGAAATCTATGCCGTCACTGAGTTGCGAGGCCCCGAGCGGGAACGCGCCGACGCCTTGCTCGATGAGCAGATTCGCCAACACGGCTGGCCGGCAGTGATGTCGATTGTCGAGGGCGGCCAGCACAGTCATCCCGATGGTCTGTTTTATGGCGGGCTGGCGCCGAGCTGGTCGAACCGCACGTTGCACCAAATCATGCAAAAACACATTGCCCATGCCGAGGTTGCGATGTGTTTCGACTTGCACACTGGTGCTGGTGAGTACGGTCATCCGATGTTGCTGACGATCACCGAGGCCGCTTATCCAGCACTGCCCGATGCGCAGGCCATTTACGGCCCATGGCTCTACACATTGCTGACCGGCGCCGACACCGTGAGTGAAACCGGTGTGGCGGCAACGGCCACGGGCTACACCTCGCAGGCATTGATCGATGCGTTGCCTCGCGTGCGGTTGATGCCCTTTGTGATCGAGTGCGGGACGTATCCCGGGGCGCAAGTTCATCGTCATCTGCGCGACGACCATTGGCTGCACCTGCACGGTAATCCGGGCGATGCCGTGGGGCGTGAGATCAAACTGAATCTTCTGGAGCAGTTCTATCCAGCCGACAACGATTGGCAGGCGATGGTCTGGCTGCGCACCTGGCAGATCTGGGAGCGGGCGCTGTCGGCGTTGCCGAAGATTGCCAGCTGA
- a CDS encoding MarR family winged helix-turn-helix transcriptional regulator, which translates to MARNSNAEPVLRNLFCFNFYRGWRGISEFYRKYLPEGISAQQSYLLELCKTDEGILVGDIAHQLEIDISAVSGLLKRMEGSSLIRREVLPSNRRQTLVFLTLQGEELRKEVHQSMMVADRLLSEAIRKEDKLSLIRVVDQIRHLIDAE; encoded by the coding sequence GTGGCACGTAACAGCAATGCTGAACCCGTACTACGCAACCTGTTTTGCTTCAACTTCTATCGTGGATGGCGAGGCATTTCTGAGTTCTACAGAAAGTACCTACCCGAAGGTATATCCGCACAGCAGAGTTACCTTCTAGAGCTCTGCAAGACGGACGAGGGCATTCTGGTGGGAGATATTGCGCATCAGCTTGAAATAGACATCTCGGCAGTGTCCGGGCTGCTAAAGCGCATGGAGGGCAGCAGCCTGATCAGACGAGAAGTGCTACCGTCGAACCGACGTCAAACCTTAGTGTTCCTTACTCTTCAGGGGGAAGAGCTACGTAAGGAAGTCCATCAGTCGATGATGGTTGCTGATCGTTTGTTATCTGAAGCTATCCGAAAAGAGGACAAGCTTTCGCTGATCAGAGTGGTCGATCAGATCAGACACCTCATAGACGCTGAGTAA